The Pseudanabaena sp. FACHB-2040 DNA segment AACGGATTGCAACATATAATTGTTGGAACGTGGAATTTTGATGAAGCTGTTCAGCAATTAAGGGGTTGGGCGAGTCATGCGAGTTGCGATCGCAGGTGCAGGTCTGGCTGGGCTAGCCTGTGCAAAATACTTAGTTGATGCAGGCCACACGCCTGTTGTCCTGGAGAGCCGGGACGTTTTAGGAGGGTTGGTGGCTGCCTGGAAAGATCAAGATGGAGACTGGTATGAAACCGGCCTGCATGTCTTTTTTGGTGCCTATCCCAACATGCTTCAACTCTTCAAAGAGCTGGGAATTGAAGATCGGCTGCAGTGGAAAGAGCACACGCTGATTTTTAACCAACCAGACAAACCAGGAGTGTTGTCACGCTTTGACGTGCCTGACATCCCATCCCCTTTCAACGTCATCATGTCCATCCTGCGGAACAATGACATGTTGACCTGGGAGCAAAAGATTCGCTTCGCTGTAGGCCTGCTGCCTGCTATTGTTCGGGGACAGCAGTACGTCGAAACGATGGATCAGTACTCGCTGCTAGACTGGCTCCGCCTTCAGGGTATTGATGAGCGGGTCAATTCAGATATCTTCATCGCTGCTTCCAAAGCTCTGACCTTCATCAATCCGGAAGACGTCTCGGCCACAGTTCCCCTTACCGCTCTAAACCGCTTTCTGCAGGAGCGCTACGGCTCCAAGATCGCCTTCCTCGATGGCTCTCCTACAGAACGTCTGTGTCAGCCTATTGTCGACTACGTCACTGAGCGAGGTGGCGAAGTTCACCTCAAGAAGCCGCTGAAGCAAATTCTTCTGCACGAAGACGGTTCAGTTAAAGGATTTATGATGCGGGGTCTAGACGGTGCAGCTGACGAAGTTGTGACCGCAGATGCCTATGTATCGGCAATGTCAGTAGACGTGGTCAAGGTTTTAATGCCAGACCTCTGGAAGAAAGACGAGTTTTTCCAGAAGCTAGAGAACCTAGAGGGCGTGCCTGTGATCAACCTGCATCT contains these protein-coding regions:
- the pds gene encoding 15-cis-phytoene desaturase, yielding MRVAIAGAGLAGLACAKYLVDAGHTPVVLESRDVLGGLVAAWKDQDGDWYETGLHVFFGAYPNMLQLFKELGIEDRLQWKEHTLIFNQPDKPGVLSRFDVPDIPSPFNVIMSILRNNDMLTWEQKIRFAVGLLPAIVRGQQYVETMDQYSLLDWLRLQGIDERVNSDIFIAASKALTFINPEDVSATVPLTALNRFLQERYGSKIAFLDGSPTERLCQPIVDYVTERGGEVHLKKPLKQILLHEDGSVKGFMMRGLDGAADEVVTADAYVSAMSVDVVKVLMPDLWKKDEFFQKLENLEGVPVINLHLWFDRKLTDIDQLLFSRSSLLSVYADMSNTCKEYASADRSMLELVLAPAKDWIDKSESEILDATMKELERLFPQHFQGENPAKLLKSKVVKTPRSVYTAAPGRQASRPTQATPVANFFLAGSYTMQRYLGSMEGAVLSGKLAAQAIAESKIPRVDETPQLPLQEVPA